GTTTCGATACGATTTCAAGTATGACTCTTGGGGTTTTATGGAATCATAGTTTGATCCAGTAACGCTGAACAATTTCGCCAGTATTCTGGGAAATTACTTCATCTTCTAAGATACCTCCAACTTTTTGAATGGTTTTGGCAGAGGCGATATTTGCTTTGTCACAAGTTATCAACACTTTCTCCAATCCTAATTTTTTCGCTTCAAATAAGGAAAGCTGAAGTTGCCCAGTGGCGTAACCCTTTCGACGTTCGCCCGGGTGCACGCTATAACCGATATGTCCGCTCTCCATCAGTAATTCTGGTGTTAATCGATGGCGGATATTGATGAAACCGATTAATTTCCCCTTTTCAATGCTCAAAAACTGAGTAGATGGAACTCGATTTAGTGGTAAATTTTCTCCCTTTTCTTGGATTGTGACTTTTTCAAGCCATCCGTCAAAGGAATCAAATTGTTGTAAGGAACAACTACCATGCGGTTGTTCTCTTGCATCTAGGAATGCTTGCCGATAAGCCAT
This sequence is a window from Bacillus pseudomycoides DSM 12442. Protein-coding genes within it:
- a CDS encoding GNAT family N-acetyltransferase is translated as MQLVKPTHQHSKQIMAYRQAFLDAREQPHGSCSLQQFDSFDGWLEKVTIQEKGENLPLNRVPSTQFLSIEKGKLIGFINIRHRLTPELLMESGHIGYSVHPGERRKGYATGQLQLSLFEAKKLGLEKVLITCDKANIASAKTIQKVGGILEDEVISQNTGEIVQRYWIKL